One genomic window of Leptotrichia shahii includes the following:
- the tpx gene encoding thiol peroxidase, producing MKKILLLGVAAVVLAACGNKPKTQNKIGQAGQNAEYAQYLDTLKADNNLKITMGKVPVTIVGKELKVGDKIKEVPLVINTKLEEKNIFEDKNIKVIYTAPSLDTKVCSLQTKQLNEAAKTYPNVKFYSVTVDTPFAQERFCTANEINGLKAVSDFKYHQFGIQNGFFVKEKGLLTRALVIVDENNNVKYIEYVPEEGKEANIDKALKFLKNNLIKK from the coding sequence ATGAAAAAAATATTATTATTAGGAGTAGCTGCAGTAGTTTTAGCTGCCTGTGGAAATAAGCCCAAAACACAAAATAAAATAGGACAGGCGGGACAAAATGCCGAATATGCACAATATTTAGACACTTTGAAAGCTGATAATAATTTAAAAATCACAATGGGAAAAGTTCCCGTAACAATTGTTGGAAAAGAATTAAAAGTTGGAGATAAAATAAAGGAAGTGCCTTTAGTTATAAATACGAAATTGGAAGAAAAAAATATTTTTGAAGATAAAAATATAAAAGTAATCTATACCGCACCATCGCTTGATACAAAAGTTTGTTCATTGCAGACAAAACAGTTAAATGAAGCTGCAAAAACTTATCCAAATGTAAAATTTTACTCGGTAACTGTTGATACTCCATTTGCACAGGAAAGATTCTGTACAGCCAATGAAATTAACGGATTAAAAGCAGTTTCTGACTTTAAATATCATCAATTTGGTATTCAGAATGGATTTTTTGTAAAGGAAAAAGGACTGTTGACAAGAGCGTTGGTAATAGTGGATGAAAATAATAATGTAAAATATATTGAATATGTGCCTGAAGAAGGGAAAGAGGCAAATATTGACAAAGCGTTAAAATTTTTAAAAAATAATTTAATAAAAAAATAA